Proteins from one Cicer arietinum cultivar CDC Frontier isolate Library 1 chromosome 3, Cicar.CDCFrontier_v2.0, whole genome shotgun sequence genomic window:
- the LOC101494454 gene encoding DELLA protein RGL2-like, whose protein sequence is MFNDHQNQQQEFEVGNFMLEEINFDPFHQPTQQFQETITTWPKNHNHKLSSIPTKPLQNNISLSSLEILRNHGTRFMKNITNTKKTSLDNEQEKVSAEGIIRVAGTRYAQKYSSHWNDGFSIPTHPYGFDQWNFSEEENKDVELSQFLFAAAEKVSFQQFERAKKLLFYCQWNSSATGNSVQRIVFHFSQALLERIEKETRRFTKGSLKNEESELLRKMDLNKSLLCHIKIPFNQVMQFIGIQAIVEHVVYDTRIHLIDLDIKSGVQCIALMQALIERQDFMVEIFKVTAVGLNSCKNKIEETGKNLASFAESLKLPFLYKCVLVEDMMEIKEVDFEIEENEAVAVYSPYFLRSLISRQDCMENLMRVLRYIKPSIMIILEMEASHNSPSFVNRFMEALFFYSAFFDVVETCMKEEDDCRMMTEAILSAGIRNIVGAEGRERNVRNVKIDVWRRFFARYRMVESGFSEACVYQGELVAKEFVYGKFCNVEKNGKCLILGWKGTPMHSISAWRFL, encoded by the coding sequence ATGTTCAATGATCATCAAAATCAACAACAAGAATTTGAAGTTGGTAATTTCATGTTAGAAGAGATCAACTTCGACCCTTTTCACCAACCAACACAACAATTTCAAGAAACAATAACAACATGGCCAAAAAATCACAATCATAAACTCTCATCAATTCCAACAAAACCTTTACAAAACAATATATCTTTATCATCCTTAGAGATTCTAAGAAACCATGGAACCAGATTCAtgaaaaacataacaaatactAAAAAAACTTCATTAGATAATGAACAAGAAAAGGTTTCAGCAGAAGGAATAATTAGAGTAGCTGGAACAAGATATGCTCAAAAATATTCTTCTCATTGGAATGATGGTTTTTCTATACCAACTCACCCTTATGGATTTGACCAATGGAATTTCTCAGAGGAAGAAAATAAAGATGTTGAACTTTCACAGTTTCTCTTTGCAGCAGCTGAAAAAGTAAGTTTTCAACAATTTGAACGTGCAAAAAAATTGCTTTTTTATTGTCAATGGAATTCATCTGCAACAGGAAACTCTGTTCAAAGAATTGTCTTTCATTTTTCTCAAGCACTTTTAGAAAGAATAGAGAAAGAAACAAGAAGGTTTACAAAAGGGTCATTGAAAAATGAAGAAAGTGAGTTACTTAGGAAGATGGATTTAAATAAATCACTTTTGTGTCATATAAAAATTCCTTTTAATCAAGTGATGCAATTCATTGGAATACAAGCTATAGTGGAACATGTTGTGTATGATACTAGAATTCATCTAATAGATTTGGATATAAAAAGTGGGGTCCAATGTATAGCTTTGATGCAAGCATTGATTGAGAGACAAGATTTCATGGTTGAGATTTTTAAGGTAACTGCTGTTGGACTTAATTCatgcaaaaacaaaattgagGAAACAGGTAAAAACTTAGCTAGTTTTGCTGAATCTTTGAAATTaccatttttatataaatgtgttttagtAGAAGACATGATGGAAATTAAGGAAGTTGATTTTGAGATTGAAGAGAATGAAGCTGTTGCTGTTTACTCTCCTTATTTTCTAAGGTCTTTGATATCAAGACAAGATTGTATGGAAAATTTGATGAGGGTTTTGAGATATATAAAACCATCTATTATGATAATACTTGAAATGGAAGCAAGCCATAATTCGCCGTCTTTTGTGAACCGATTCATGGAAGCATTATTTTTCTACTCGGCTTTTTTCGATGTCGTTGAAACATGTATGAAAGAGGAGGATGATTGTAGAATGATGACAGAAGCAATATTATCTGCAGGGATAAGAAATATTGTTGGTGCAGAAGGTAGGGAAAGGAATGTTAGAAATGTGAAGATTGATGTTTGGAGAAGGTTCTTTGCAAGGTATAGAATGGTGGAAAGTGGTTTTAGTGAGGCATGTGTTTACCAAGGTGAACTGGTGGCTAAAGAGTTTGTTTATGGGAAATTTTGTAATGTGGAAAAGAATGGGAAGTGTTTGATATTGGGATGGAAGGGGACTCCAATGCATTCAATCTCAGCTTGGAGGTTTCTTTGA